A region of the bacterium genome:
GCCGGCGAAGGAAGCAGCCAAGAAGCCGGCGCCGACGGAGAAAGCCTTGGCCAAGGCCCCGGAGAAACCGGTGCCGGCCCCGAAGCCCGAGAAGAGCGACAAGGCCGAGGCCATTGCCGCCAAGCCGGCCGCGAGCAAAGCCGCGGCCAAGCCCGCGACTCCGACCCAAATCGCCAAGGCCCCAGCGGCAAAAGCCCCGGTTGAAACTCCCAAGACCTTGGCCGCCAAGGCTCCGGCCGCGAAAGCGCCGACCGAAACTTCCAAGACCTTGGCCGCCAAGCCGGCCGCCAAGCCGAGCCCAGCCGCGGCCGAGAAGTCGCCGCCCGAGGTCGCCGCTAAAGCGGTCCCCCCGATTGCAAGCGCGCCCGGCAAAGTCGCCAAAGCCCCGGCCGCCGAGGATCCCCAAAATTCCGACGTCGAAAAACCCGATTTGCCGGCGAAGCCGAACAACGGCAAAGCACTGGCCCAGAATCCGGTGAAGCCGGCGAAATCGACCCCGGCCAAGCCTTCGGCCGAAACCAAGCTGCCGAAGAAAGAAACCGTGCTGGTGGCCCGCATCGTCGAAAAGGCGCCGGCCGCCGA
Encoded here:
- a CDS encoding cell division protein FtsL → MARATSIFYTAKSVRRQPTFSPLDKSRRTFLGAFLTLIILTSACAVFYIGTHVQAVNLGYKLSQELQKKEHLIEENKRLDLEIARLKSPTRIEEEAKEVFGLVLPKTQQVYYLSRWDEELNLRLAAAPSTPPTTKEPAKEAAKKPAPTEKALAKAPEKPVPAPKPEKSDKAEAIAAKPAASKAAAKPATPTQIAKAPAAKAPVETPKTLAAKAPAAKAPTETSKTLAAKPAAKPSPAAAEKSPPEVAAKAVPPIASAPGKVAKAPAAEDPQNSDVEKPDLPAKPNNGKALAQNPVKPAKSTPAKPSAETKLPKKETVLVARIVEKAPAAEKSAKPKAGPALAYQPKEKVPAVMLDPMP